GCCTCCTTGAGAGCTGTGGCGAGCTGCTCGGCCTTGAACGGCATTCCGTTGACCTGGTTGAAGCTGTGGGCGTCCACCAGGTACTTCGCCCGGAGCAGCATGGCCAGCTGACCGAGGTTCATCTCCGGTACGACCACCTTGTCGTAACCCTTCAGCACCTCGCCGAGATTCCTCGGGAAGGGGTTGAGGTGACGCAGGTGGGCCTGGGCGATGGGGGCTCCGGCGGCCCGCAGCCGGCGTACGGCGGCGGTGATCGGGCCGTACGTCGAACCCCAGCCCAGCACCAGGGTCCTGGCGCCCGCGGGGTCGTCGACCTCCAGGTCGGGGACCTCGATGCCGTCGATCTTGGCCTGCCGGGTGCGGACCATGAAGTCGTGGTTGGCGGGGTCGTAGGAGATGTTGCCCGTGCCGTCCTGCTTCTCGATGCCGCCGATGCGGTGTTCGAGACCGGGTGTACCGGGCACGGCCCACGGGCGAGCCAGGGTCTGCGGATCGCGCTTGTAGGGCCAGAACACCTCGGTGCCGTCGGCCAGTTCGTGGTTGGGTCCGGTGGCGAACTGCACCCGCAGATCGGGCAGCTGGTCGACCTCGGGGATCCGCCAGGGCTCGGAACCGTTGGCGAGGTAGCCGTCGGAGAGCAGGAACACCGGGGTGCGGTACGTCAGCGCGATCCGGGCGGCGTCGATCGCCGCGTCGAAGCAGTCGGCCGGAGTCCTCGGCGCCACGATCGGGACCGGGGCCTCGCCGTTGCGCCCGTACATCGCCTGGAGCAGGTCGGCCTGCTCGGTCTTGGTGGGCAGACCCGTGGAGGGGCCGCCACGCTGGATGTCGATGATGAGCAGCGGCAGTTCGAGCGAGACCGCGAGCCCGATGGTCTCCGACTTGAGTGCCACACCCGGACCGGACGTGGTCGTCACCGCGAGCGAACCGCCGAACGCGGCGCCGAGTGCGGCGCCGATGCCCGCGATCTCGTCCTCCGCCTGGAAGGTCCGCACGCCGAAGTTCTTGTGCTTGCTGAGCTCGTGCAGGATGTCCGAGGCCGGAGTGATCGGGTACGAACCCAGGTACAGCGGCAGATCGGCCTGGCGGCCCGCGGCGATGAGCCCGTAGGAGAGGGCGAGGTTGCCGGAGATGTTGCGGTACGTACCGGTGGGGAACGCCTGGGAGGCGGGCGCCACCTCGTAGCTGACCGCGAAGTCCTCGGTGGTCTCGCCGAAGTTCCAGCCGGCCCGGAAGGCCGCGACGTTCGCCTCGGCGATCTGCGGCTTCTTGGCGAACTTCTCCCGCAGGAACTTCTCGGTGCCCTCGGTCGGCCGGTGGTACATCCACGACAGCAGTCCGAGCGCGAACATGTTCTTGGAGCGCTCGGCCTCCTTGCGGGAGAGCCCGTACTCCTTGAGCGCCTCGACGGTCAGCGTGGTGAGCGGCACCGGATGGACGTTGTACGCCTCCAGTGAACCGTCCTCCAGCGGACTCGTCGCGTAACCGACCTTCGCCATCGGCCGCTTGGTGAACTCATCGGTGTTCACGATGATTTCGGCGCCGCGCGGCACGTCCTCGATGTTGGCCTTGAGCGCTGCCGGGTTCATCGCGACCAGCACGTTCGGCGCGTCACCCGGCGTGAGGATGTCGTGGTCGGCGAAGTGCAGCTGGAAGGAGGAGACCCCCGGCAGGGTGCCTGCGGGGGCCCGGATCTCGGCCGGGAAGTTGGGCAGCGTCGATAGGTCGTTCCCGAAGGACGCGGTCTCGGAGGTGAAGCGGTCACCGGTGAGCTGCATGCCGTCACCGGAGTCACCCGCGAACCGGATGATCACCCGGTCCAGGCGGCGGACCTCTTTCTCGCCGGTGCCGCCCGCTGTGTCGGACACGGGGACTCGTTGTTCCCCGACGACAGCCTCACTGGCCTCGTCGGCCCTCTCGGCTGGGCTACTGACCTGGGTCACTGAACTGGACCTCCCTCGGGGCGGCGGCTCGGGAACGGCCGGCCCACCGGCGGTCCCGCAACCCACCCTACTTCGGTAAGGGTCGCCTTCCCTGGACCGATCATATGGTGGACTTCATTTTGAGACGCGCGTTTGTCCTGGTTCGTCATAGTTAACAGGCCCCCCGGCCGTTCGTCGAAGACGCCGTGCGCTCATTCTTTGGGTCTAGGACCTGGCCCGGCCCCCCGGCCCCTCGCCATCATCTGACGAAGTGTCAGTCCATTACGACTTCAAGTACGTCAGGACAGCGAGAACGCGCCGGTGATCCCCGTCACTGGGTGAGAGGCCCAGCTTCAGGAAGATGTTGCTGACGTGCTTCTCCACGGCCCCGTCGCTGACCACGAGCTGCTTGGCGACCGCCGAGTTCGTCCGGCCCTCCGCCATCAGACCGAGGACCTCCCGCTCACGCGGTGTCAGTCCCGCCAGCACGTCCTGCTTACGGCTCCGCCCCAGCAGCTGCGCCACGACCTCGGGGTCCAGCGCCGTGCCGCCCTGCGCCACCCGGACCACGGCGTCCACGAACTCCCGGACCTCGGCGACCCGGTCCTTCAGCAGATAGCCCACGCCCCGGGTGCTGCCGGCGAGCAGCTCGGTGGCGTACTGCTCCTCGACGTACTGCGACAGGACGAGCACCCCGATCTCCGGGTAGTCCTTGCGCAGCCGTACGGCGGCCCGCACGCCTTCGTCCGTGTGCGTCGGCGGCATCCGTACATCGGCGACCACGACATCGGGCAGCGTGTCCTGCGCGGCGAGATCCCCCACGGTCTTGAGCAGTGCCTCGGCGTCTCCCACCCCCGCGACGACGTCGTGCCCGAGATCGGTCAGAAGCCGGGTGAGTCCTTCCCTGAGCAGCACCGAATCCTCGGCGATGACCACCCGCACCCTGTCCTCCACGACGCTGTGTCCCCCCACATTCGATCTGTACGCGCCGGCACGCGTCCACTGACCCGTGCCCCGCCCCTTGCGGGGTCCAGCATCCCAGCATCGGCGCCCCGATGGGCCGAGCGGAGGCACTTTCGGGCCGGGCGCACGGGAGGGGGCCGAGGGGTGCGCGGGAAATGGCTGGTTCAGCCCCGCCAGGGGAGCTCGGCGGTGACCGTCGTCGGGCCGCCGGCCGGGGAATCGACGACCAGGATGCCGTCCACCGCGTCCAGCCGCTCGGTCAGTCCGGCCAGGCCGCTGCCGGCCGTCGTGTCGGCGCCGCCCCGGCCGTTGTCGGTGACCTGGAGCATCAGCCGGTTCGACGTCCGCCAGACGTCCACCGACGCGCGGGTCGCGTGCGCGTGCTTGCTGACGTTCTGCAGCAGCTCCGACACGGTGAAGTACGCGATCCCCTCGATCGCCTGGGCGGGCCGCGCGTCGAGGTCCACATCGACCTTCACCGGGACGGTGCAGCGGGAGGCGATGGCGGAGAGTGCGGCGTCGAGGCCGCGGTCGGTGAGGACGGCGGGGTGGATGCCGCGGGCGAGGTCGCGCAGCTCCTGGAGGGCGACCTTCACCTCTCCGTGGGCCTCCTCGACCATGCGGGCGGCTGCTTCGGGGTCGTCGGTCAGCTTCTCCTTCGCCAGGCCCAGATCCATGGCGAGGGCGACGAGGCGTGCCTGCGCGCCGTCGTGCAGGTCGCGCTCGATGCGGCGCAGGTCGGCGGCGGCGGTGTCCACGACCACTCCGCGGTCCGACTCCAGCTCGGTGACCCGGTTCGCCAGGCTGGAGGGGCCCAGCAGGCCGAGCACCATCACCCGGTCGACCGAGGTCAGACCCCGGATGATCCACGGAGTGACCAGGACGAGGACCAGACCCACGGCACTGGTCACCGCCAGCTCGAAGGGGGAGTCGAGGTAGACGCGGTGCCCCCGGTCGCCGTACAGCTGGATGCCGTCGACCCCCGCGTACACCGGGAAGACCCAGCGCCACAGCGGATAGGTGAGCGCGCTCCACCCGTACGCCCAGAACGTCAGCGAGACGCAGAAGGCGAACACCGCCCACGGGAAGTGCAGCAGCGCGTAGAGCAGGTGCCGCCAGGACACGCCGCTCCTCAGGACCGCGCCGACCCAGGACATCAGGCCGCCCGTCCGGCCCCGCACCCGTGCGGGATCCGCCACGTCCACCTTCAGCAGCGCGCGCGCCCGGGCGCGCTCCATCGCGCCGAAGCCGCGGCACATGGCGAGACCCGCGGCGAGTATCGGAATGCCGAGGAAGGTGATCAGCATGCCGATGCCCAGCGAGGTCATGGTGACCGCGAAGCTGAACAGCACCGTGCTGATCGGCAGGCTCAGCATCAGAAAACCGAACTCGCGCCAGGTCCGCGCCTCGAAGGGGGCGCGGAGCGCGGCCGGGAAGAAGTGCTTCGCCGGGGGATGGTCCCCGGAACCGGACACGGACCGCTGGTGGTCCCGGGTGTCCGGTTCGTATGCCGTGGCCATGGGTGCCGTCCGTTCCTTCTCAGCGGGGTCTGTTCGTCTCACGGGGCTTTTCTCCATCCCGAGCTCAAGGGTGGCGGTCCGGAGGGTTCCGCACCATGAGGGCGGTCGCCGTATCCGGGCGGG
The Streptomyces sp. NBC_00234 DNA segment above includes these coding regions:
- a CDS encoding response regulator transcription factor — its product is MRVVIAEDSVLLREGLTRLLTDLGHDVVAGVGDAEALLKTVGDLAAQDTLPDVVVADVRMPPTHTDEGVRAAVRLRKDYPEIGVLVLSQYVEEQYATELLAGSTRGVGYLLKDRVAEVREFVDAVVRVAQGGTALDPEVVAQLLGRSRKQDVLAGLTPREREVLGLMAEGRTNSAVAKQLVVSDGAVEKHVSNIFLKLGLSPSDGDHRRVLAVLTYLKS
- a CDS encoding 2-oxoacid:acceptor oxidoreductase subunit alpha encodes the protein MTQVSSPAERADEASEAVVGEQRVPVSDTAGGTGEKEVRRLDRVIIRFAGDSGDGMQLTGDRFTSETASFGNDLSTLPNFPAEIRAPAGTLPGVSSFQLHFADHDILTPGDAPNVLVAMNPAALKANIEDVPRGAEIIVNTDEFTKRPMAKVGYATSPLEDGSLEAYNVHPVPLTTLTVEALKEYGLSRKEAERSKNMFALGLLSWMYHRPTEGTEKFLREKFAKKPQIAEANVAAFRAGWNFGETTEDFAVSYEVAPASQAFPTGTYRNISGNLALSYGLIAAGRQADLPLYLGSYPITPASDILHELSKHKNFGVRTFQAEDEIAGIGAALGAAFGGSLAVTTTSGPGVALKSETIGLAVSLELPLLIIDIQRGGPSTGLPTKTEQADLLQAMYGRNGEAPVPIVAPRTPADCFDAAIDAARIALTYRTPVFLLSDGYLANGSEPWRIPEVDQLPDLRVQFATGPNHELADGTEVFWPYKRDPQTLARPWAVPGTPGLEHRIGGIEKQDGTGNISYDPANHDFMVRTRQAKIDGIEVPDLEVDDPAGARTLVLGWGSTYGPITAAVRRLRAAGAPIAQAHLRHLNPFPRNLGEVLKGYDKVVVPEMNLGQLAMLLRAKYLVDAHSFNQVNGMPFKAEQLATALKEAIDA
- a CDS encoding sensor histidine kinase, translating into MATAYEPDTRDHQRSVSGSGDHPPAKHFFPAALRAPFEARTWREFGFLMLSLPISTVLFSFAVTMTSLGIGMLITFLGIPILAAGLAMCRGFGAMERARARALLKVDVADPARVRGRTGGLMSWVGAVLRSGVSWRHLLYALLHFPWAVFAFCVSLTFWAYGWSALTYPLWRWVFPVYAGVDGIQLYGDRGHRVYLDSPFELAVTSAVGLVLVLVTPWIIRGLTSVDRVMVLGLLGPSSLANRVTELESDRGVVVDTAAADLRRIERDLHDGAQARLVALAMDLGLAKEKLTDDPEAAARMVEEAHGEVKVALQELRDLARGIHPAVLTDRGLDAALSAIASRCTVPVKVDVDLDARPAQAIEGIAYFTVSELLQNVSKHAHATRASVDVWRTSNRLMLQVTDNGRGGADTTAGSGLAGLTERLDAVDGILVVDSPAGGPTTVTAELPWRG